The uncultured Sphaerochaeta sp. genome includes the window ATAACCGAACGGTTGTTTGAGTTTGCAAAATTGTTGGTTGGCCGCTTGAAAGGTGGTTTAGCCCAGGTAAATATTGTAGCTTCACTGATCTTCAGCGGTATTTCAGGAGCAGCCCTCGCTGATGTTGGGGGACTAGGGAACATTGAGCTAGAAGCGATGGAGAAGCAGAAGTACCCGAAGACGCATGCTGCCGCTATTACCGCAGCCTCTGCAGTAATCGGCCCAATCTTCCCTCCATCCATCCCCTTGATCATCTATGGCGCTGCAGCTGAAACTTCTTCCATGCAACTCCTGATTGCAGGAATTCTGCCTGCACTGATCATTGCCATTGCCTTGATGGTCCAAGTCTCCTTCTTTGCCCGTCGGTACAACTATCCCAAGGGAGTGGAGAAAAAGTATTCGAGAACGGAGGTTCTCACCATCATAAAGCGAGGCCTTCCCTCCATGTTCATGCCATTGATCATGATGGGAGGGATGCTCTCTGGCCTGTTCAGTCCGACTGAAGTTGCAGCAATTGCTGTCGCCTATGCATTGGTATTGAGTGCAATATACAAGGAGCTCAGCTTTGCATCGTTTATCAAGACATGCAAGGAGACATTGCAATCAACGGCAAGTGTATTGTTTATCGTTGCCTCTGCTGCCATCTTTGCCTGGGTGTTGACGGTAGAACAGCTTCCTCAGCAGGTATCGGCATTGATGCTTGGTATTTCTGACAATCCGGTAGTGCTCTTGATTCTTGCCAATGTAATTCTCCTTATTGCAGGAATGTTCCTGGAGTCCACTGCTGCGATTATGATTCTGACCCCGATACTGTTGCCTCCTTTGGTGGCCAGTGGCGTTAATCCTGTCCATTTTGGCCTGGTAATGGTATTCAACCTGATGATTGGAATGATCACCCCTCCCGTTGGCATGAGTGTGTATATGCTCAGCCCAATCGTGAAGCTTCCAGTGGGGAAGGTATTCAAGGCAGTACTTCCATATCTGTTCTCCCTTCTGGTTGCATTGGTGGTTCTCACCTATGTTCCACAGATTTCCCTGTGGCTACCGTCATTACTATTCAATTAGAGGTGTGTGTATGAAATCTACGTATTTTCACCGTGTGCATCAACAAACCAAAACTCGTTTCTGGATCAACAACCCAACCATGGAACAAGCCAAACGGGCAATAGAAGAAGGTGCAATTGGTTGCACCACCAATCCGAGTTATGTTTCAAAGCTCTTTGAATCAGAAGAGGACATGCGTGTAGTGAGGCGGATGATTGACCTCCTGCTCCCCTATGAGAAGGACGATTCAGTTCTTGCATCCAAGGTTCAGCAGATGATGGTCGGCCGTCTTGCAGATTTGTTCCTCCCCCTCTATAGGGCCAGTGGTGGCACAGAGGGGCTGGTTACCATCCAGGGTGACCCGTTTGCTGAGACAGATACCAGCTTGATTGTAAAGGAAGGGTTGGAGAACCATGAGATTGCTGAGAATATCTGTATAAAGATCCCGGTAACCAAGTGGGGCATCGAGGCAATAAGCACCATGGTGGAGCATAATATCCCCACAATGGCAACAGAGGTTATGAGTCTGAGTCAGACCATTTCCATTTGTGAAGCCTATCAGGAGGTGAGCAAGAAAAATGGAAACACCCCTCCTTTCTATGTCACACACATCACCGGAATCCTGGACGATCATTTCAAACGTGTCATCAAGGAGCAACAGCTTTCCATTGATGAGGAGTTGGTCAGGTATGCTGGGCTCTCCATTGCAAAGAAAGAGTATGAGATGATGAAGGATAGGGGATATCCAGGAATCATGATTGGTGGAGGAGCCAGAAAACTTGAGGACTTCACTGAGCTGGTAGGTGGGGATCTGAGTATCACCATCAATTGGAAGGGAACTGCCGAGGTGTTGATTCAACAGGACAAGGAAGTAGTTGACCGGATAGACAGTACGCTCGATGAACAGCAGATCCAGAGGCTCTGTAAGGAGCTTCCTGACTACCAGAGAGCCCTTGAGACCGATGGTATGTCTGTTGAAGAGTACTACGATTATGGCGGGGTAGAGTTGTTCCGTACCTCATTCCAGAAGGGATGGAATGCCTTGCTTGCCTTGATTGCTGAGAGAAGGGGAACCAAATAATGGACGAGAAGAAACATAGAGGGAATTTGCATACAGACAAGAGAGTGGAGAGGGCGAAAGGAATTGAGCGGGTTACCTTGAGTTATGACAAGGACAGCATGATCTGCTATTTCTACCTTGAGAAAGGGTCCACGCTTGAGATGCATACCCACCCTGAAAGCCAGAATGGGTTCGTGGTAAAGGGGCATATCCATTTCATCAAG containing:
- a CDS encoding cupin domain-containing protein; translation: MDEKKHRGNLHTDKRVERAKGIERVTLSYDKDSMICYFYLEKGSTLEMHTHPESQNGFVVKGHIHFIKGDGEVLDLHAGDAYYFASMDPHGSKILEDTELIECFSPSRDDYKD
- a CDS encoding TRAP transporter large permease, giving the protein MSGSMVVLMFLVLLATGLPIAVSMGIPSALYLIVANIPPSQLIQRMVTSLNSFPMLAVPLFILAAGLMNSSGITERLFEFAKLLVGRLKGGLAQVNIVASLIFSGISGAALADVGGLGNIELEAMEKQKYPKTHAAAITAASAVIGPIFPPSIPLIIYGAAAETSSMQLLIAGILPALIIAIALMVQVSFFARRYNYPKGVEKKYSRTEVLTIIKRGLPSMFMPLIMMGGMLSGLFSPTEVAAIAVAYALVLSAIYKELSFASFIKTCKETLQSTASVLFIVASAAIFAWVLTVEQLPQQVSALMLGISDNPVVLLILANVILLIAGMFLESTAAIMILTPILLPPLVASGVNPVHFGLVMVFNLMIGMITPPVGMSVYMLSPIVKLPVGKVFKAVLPYLFSLLVALVVLTYVPQISLWLPSLLFN
- a CDS encoding transaldolase family protein, giving the protein MKSTYFHRVHQQTKTRFWINNPTMEQAKRAIEEGAIGCTTNPSYVSKLFESEEDMRVVRRMIDLLLPYEKDDSVLASKVQQMMVGRLADLFLPLYRASGGTEGLVTIQGDPFAETDTSLIVKEGLENHEIAENICIKIPVTKWGIEAISTMVEHNIPTMATEVMSLSQTISICEAYQEVSKKNGNTPPFYVTHITGILDDHFKRVIKEQQLSIDEELVRYAGLSIAKKEYEMMKDRGYPGIMIGGGARKLEDFTELVGGDLSITINWKGTAEVLIQQDKEVVDRIDSTLDEQQIQRLCKELPDYQRALETDGMSVEEYYDYGGVELFRTSFQKGWNALLALIAERRGTK